The Xanthomonas fragariae genome has a segment encoding these proteins:
- a CDS encoding type IV secretory system conjugative DNA transfer family protein: MGMKARLGTALALLLLAAFAGLYLSGYITLQLLKLDIPLEWSTYTQYVRALDLPQVRPYAMKIRIGGMLGFGLMFMLWLPLALMLLRLSQRDASVHGDAGFASLHDMKRADLLEKKPESIVVGKYRGRYLYINGARHVMVVAPTRSGKTTCIAIPVLLTYEHSMCVLDIKGELFKETSGWRASQGQRIYKFAPYATDGKTHRFNPLSFVRPGQYIADLQTIAAILYPDDSAKDPFWATQARAIFVAFASFMFENWNDMERTGFPGTNAQGKPDSPTPLDPNVHPAFPSFERILRLSSGAGSKGVKRMVERWLSASGQQQFPFVSEQTRTTLRNLAGMAEQTFSSVIATLQAPLQQFLNPVLAAATNATDFDVTAIRKRKTTIYTVVPAQKLDESGKLLNIFFSTVIGNNLDRQLGDDPSLKYQMLMLMDEFTAMGRMDVWAKRISISASYGVRDLCIIQSNAQLRSVYGEHDAQNFTTNHAGSAVYTPREQTDANAYSEQLGFKTIRRKHRSHGRSAQGSSYNINYTEEKRALMLPQELKELPNDDALLFLEGCKPIRCKKNWFFKDTFFSKRILPPVEIAPMVVIRDQRTGAGKDVPFVD, translated from the coding sequence ATGGGAATGAAAGCCCGCTTAGGAACCGCACTGGCCTTGCTTCTACTTGCCGCATTCGCTGGCCTGTACCTGTCCGGTTACATCACCTTGCAACTGCTCAAGCTCGACATTCCGCTTGAGTGGAGCACCTACACCCAATACGTGCGCGCCCTGGACCTGCCGCAGGTCCGCCCGTACGCGATGAAGATCAGGATCGGCGGCATGCTGGGCTTCGGCCTGATGTTCATGCTTTGGCTGCCGTTGGCCCTGATGCTCTTGCGACTGAGTCAACGCGATGCGTCTGTGCATGGCGATGCCGGTTTTGCCAGCCTGCACGACATGAAGCGGGCCGACTTGTTGGAGAAAAAACCCGAGAGCATCGTCGTCGGCAAGTACCGGGGGCGTTACCTCTACATCAACGGTGCGCGCCACGTGATGGTGGTGGCGCCCACCCGCAGCGGCAAGACCACCTGCATCGCCATTCCGGTGCTGCTGACCTACGAGCACTCGATGTGCGTGCTCGACATCAAGGGCGAGTTGTTCAAGGAAACCAGCGGCTGGCGGGCCTCGCAAGGACAGCGTATCTACAAGTTCGCCCCTTATGCCACCGATGGCAAAACCCATAGATTCAATCCGCTGTCCTTTGTCAGGCCGGGCCAGTACATCGCCGACCTGCAAACGATCGCCGCCATCCTCTACCCGGACGACTCCGCAAAGGACCCGTTCTGGGCGACCCAGGCCCGTGCCATCTTTGTCGCCTTCGCTTCGTTCATGTTCGAAAACTGGAACGACATGGAACGTACCGGTTTCCCAGGAACCAACGCACAAGGAAAGCCCGACTCCCCAACCCCTCTCGATCCCAACGTGCACCCTGCGTTTCCGAGCTTCGAACGCATCCTGCGGCTCTCGTCCGGTGCAGGGAGCAAGGGCGTCAAGCGCATGGTCGAACGCTGGCTGTCGGCCTCGGGCCAACAGCAGTTTCCCTTCGTCAGCGAGCAGACCCGCACCACCCTGCGCAACCTGGCAGGGATGGCCGAGCAGACCTTCTCCAGCGTCATCGCCACCCTGCAGGCGCCGTTGCAGCAGTTCCTGAATCCGGTCCTGGCAGCGGCCACCAATGCCACCGACTTCGACGTGACCGCCATCCGCAAGCGCAAGACCACCATCTACACGGTCGTTCCCGCCCAGAAACTCGACGAAAGCGGCAAGTTGCTGAACATTTTCTTCAGCACCGTGATCGGCAACAATCTGGACAGGCAACTGGGCGATGACCCATCGCTCAAGTACCAGATGTTGATGCTGATGGACGAATTCACCGCCATGGGGCGGATGGACGTGTGGGCCAAGCGGATTTCGATCTCGGCCAGCTACGGAGTGCGCGACCTGTGCATCATCCAGAGCAACGCCCAACTGCGCTCGGTCTACGGCGAGCACGACGCCCAGAACTTCACCACCAACCACGCCGGCAGCGCGGTCTACACCCCGCGCGAACAGACCGACGCCAACGCCTATAGCGAGCAGCTGGGGTTCAAGACCATCCGCCGCAAGCACCGCTCTCACGGTCGCAGCGCGCAAGGGAGCAGTTACAACATCAACTACACCGAAGAAAAACGGGCGTTGATGCTGCCCCAGGAACTCAAGGAACTGCCCAACGACGACGCGTTGCTGTTCCTCGAAGGATGCAAGCCGATCCGCTGCAAGAAGAACTGGTTTTTCAAGGATACCTTCTTCAGCAAGCGCATCCTGCCGCCGGTGGAGATTGCGCCGATGGTCGTGATACGTGATCAGCGGACTGGGGCAGGCAAGGACGTCCCTTTCGTGGACTGA
- a CDS encoding peptidoglycan-binding domain-containing protein, whose product MADLTDNELRALAYYSIGVSSEGGDVAYQLSFAGKAILEKDGSMMLKPVANSGYSIGTLQSDLGQRPKDARDLVDSFQDWSKSNHQNWTLNDHQRTQFTNDLQRTGHHIRDPNYEHDLKVHANIPEKGPDLNQEFKSHLNSYLNSDSGKKFIHQKDGNQIGELIDRVSTPIKRTELYQKSSQEIQAKIFAATAKAFNQNEIWGQDIIDDINDNKIKSIEDINKKISGFVKRDPKHPDQSTYMESGRDAALRGAETFNALRNASEANPLHAPWQAVMANPLVDPTQLHADPKHPHLAEQYATVKAVFVDPVQGRAFVQALEHGNSHNYGDPAKSNSRGFYAEGKDFVQWDRDGHGRAFVGGQWSEVSRSELALAQNQDGTLDVNLNRNGQTHSLLHVTHPSLHHHSPASAHAHHGHDAGTLHQSVHAHATTLDQHMPGMPSAAHSQSATRHDNPIVGGPTTGHVPLTPPTAKPPHLPLTTTQPLEPGDRGAAVHALQQHLQTIGATDRDGNAIKDDRHYGPRTQQAVENFQLWTGRNTTGIADPGTLEALQTHAQFATRQKAQDLAPGRHLADHAQPASSHLADALAQHPAPPRPDLTPAQEQAAPKALEPYSNPNSPLHALYAQTKTTLEGKDVPMSEERLHQVVGQMALYDMSPGGNNQFAVKGDTLYVIDLDACYNRFSLDLREPAPSMQATLQHVQTQQQTLEAELTSTREPPSYSR is encoded by the coding sequence ATGGCAGACCTAACAGACAATGAATTGCGCGCGTTGGCCTACTACAGTATCGGAGTGAGTTCTGAAGGTGGAGATGTTGCTTACCAGCTCAGCTTTGCAGGCAAAGCGATTCTGGAGAAAGATGGTTCAATGATGCTTAAGCCTGTCGCCAATAGTGGATATTCCATTGGCACGCTCCAATCAGACCTTGGACAACGCCCTAAAGATGCCCGCGACCTTGTCGACTCCTTCCAAGATTGGTCTAAATCCAACCATCAAAATTGGACATTGAATGACCATCAACGCACACAGTTTACAAATGACTTACAAAGAACGGGACACCATATCCGAGACCCGAATTACGAACATGATCTAAAGGTTCATGCCAACATTCCTGAAAAAGGACCAGATTTAAATCAAGAATTCAAATCACATCTAAATTCATACTTAAATTCCGATTCAGGCAAAAAATTTATTCATCAAAAAGATGGAAATCAAATTGGCGAATTAATTGATCGAGTTAGCACCCCTATTAAGAGGACGGAGCTTTATCAAAAATCCTCACAAGAAATTCAGGCAAAAATATTCGCCGCAACAGCCAAAGCCTTCAACCAGAATGAAATCTGGGGACAGGATATTATTGATGATATAAATGATAATAAAATAAAAAGCATCGAGGATATAAACAAGAAAATCAGCGGGTTCGTAAAACGAGACCCAAAGCACCCGGACCAGTCCACCTACATGGAGTCTGGCCGCGATGCCGCACTGAGAGGCGCCGAGACCTTCAACGCCTTGCGCAACGCAAGCGAAGCCAACCCCCTACACGCCCCCTGGCAGGCCGTCATGGCCAATCCCCTGGTCGACCCCACTCAACTACACGCCGACCCCAAACATCCCCACCTTGCCGAGCAATACGCCACGGTCAAAGCCGTCTTTGTCGATCCGGTTCAAGGGCGCGCCTTTGTGCAAGCGCTCGAACACGGCAATTCGCACAATTACGGCGATCCCGCCAAATCCAACTCCCGTGGTTTCTACGCCGAAGGCAAAGACTTCGTGCAATGGGATCGGGATGGACACGGGCGCGCCTTCGTCGGTGGCCAGTGGTCGGAGGTCTCCCGCAGCGAACTTGCCCTTGCTCAAAATCAAGACGGCACCCTCGACGTCAATCTCAACCGCAACGGCCAAACCCACAGCCTGCTGCACGTCACGCATCCGTCGCTTCACCACCACAGCCCTGCATCAGCGCACGCGCACCACGGCCATGACGCTGGCACCTTGCACCAGAGCGTGCATGCGCATGCGACCACCCTCGATCAGCACATGCCCGGCATGCCATCAGCGGCGCACTCGCAGAGCGCCACACGGCATGACAATCCCATTGTGGGCGGGCCAACGACGGGCCATGTGCCGCTCACCCCGCCGACGGCGAAACCACCACACCTCCCGCTGACGACGACACAGCCCCTGGAGCCCGGCGACCGCGGCGCCGCCGTGCACGCCTTGCAACAACACTTGCAAACCATCGGCGCCACCGACCGCGATGGCAACGCCATCAAGGACGACAGGCACTACGGCCCACGCACTCAGCAGGCGGTGGAGAACTTCCAACTCTGGACCGGCCGCAACACCACCGGCATCGCTGATCCAGGCACACTCGAAGCACTGCAAACGCATGCCCAGTTCGCCACCCGCCAGAAGGCGCAGGACCTCGCCCCAGGTCGCCATCTTGCCGATCACGCCCAGCCTGCCTCTTCCCATTTGGCCGATGCCCTCGCCCAGCACCCGGCCCCGCCGCGCCCCGACCTGACCCCGGCTCAAGAGCAAGCCGCGCCCAAGGCGCTGGAACCCTACAGCAACCCCAATTCCCCACTGCACGCGCTCTACGCCCAGACCAAGACCACCCTGGAAGGCAAGGACGTGCCGATGTCCGAGGAACGCCTGCATCAGGTCGTCGGCCAGATGGCGCTCTATGACATGAGCCCAGGGGGGAATAATCAGTTCGCGGTCAAGGGCGATACGCTCTATGTCATCGATCTCGATGCCTGCTACAACCGCTTCAGCCTAGACCTGCGCGAACCGGCGCCGTCGATGCAGGCCACCCTCCAGCACGTGCAGACCCAGCAGCAGACACTGGAAGCAGAGTTGACCAGCACGCGCGAGCCGCCGTCCTATAGCCGGTAG
- a CDS encoding peptidoglycan-binding domain-containing protein, which produces MQNLTDDELRAVAYYAIGVGSEGSDIAYQLGFCGNPVPNNEDGSEMLKPIGNSGYTIGEMQTDFGANKDIASNLVSSFQKWAAANHPDWMLKEQDASRFAFLLSRDGHHIRDPQYDAHNKKYMSEHHGSQIQSSLLPAAGVDIDKNLKSHLNTYLSTNDGKSFVHKQDIRQVDILINDVGKRLKTTDLYKNATPENQVKIFSSLAKAYNQNPAFVVGSKHSSGILGDIENNKIRSFSEINNKIDSSPEYMRTGRDAALSGAETLNAIRRVSEANPLQAPWQAVMANPLVDPTQLHADPKHPHLAEHYATVKAVFVDPVQGRAFVQALEHGNSHNYGDPAKSNSRGFYAEGKDFVQWDRDGHGRAFVGGQWSEVSRSELALAQNQDGTLDVNLNRNGQTHSLLHVTHPSLHHHSPASAHAHHGHDAGTLHQSVHAHATTLDQHMPGMPSAAHSQSATRHDNPIVGGPTTGHVPLTPPTAKPPHLPLTTTQPLEPGDRGAAVHALQQHLQTIGATDRDGNAIKDDRHYGPRTQQAVENFQLWTGRNTTGIADPGTLEALQTHAQFATRQKAQDLAPGRHLADHAQPASSHLADALAQHPAPPRPDLTPAQEQAAPKALEPYSNPNSPLHALYAQTKTTLEGKDVPMSEERLHQVVGQMALYDMSPGGNNQFAVKGDTLYVIDLDACYNRFSLDLREPAPSMQATLQHVQTQQQTLEAELTSTREPPSYSR; this is translated from the coding sequence ATGCAAAATTTAACAGATGACGAATTGCGTGCCGTAGCATACTATGCAATTGGTGTCGGCTCAGAAGGCTCTGATATAGCTTATCAACTTGGTTTCTGCGGCAACCCTGTGCCGAATAATGAAGATGGCTCAGAAATGCTCAAGCCAATTGGCAATAGTGGCTACACTATAGGTGAAATGCAAACTGACTTTGGCGCCAACAAAGATATTGCAAGCAATCTCGTAAGTTCATTTCAAAAATGGGCTGCAGCTAATCATCCAGATTGGATGCTGAAAGAGCAGGATGCTTCGCGTTTCGCATTTCTCCTGAGTCGGGATGGGCATCATATTCGCGACCCGCAATATGATGCCCACAATAAAAAATATATGAGCGAGCATCATGGATCGCAAATCCAAAGCAGCCTCCTACCTGCTGCCGGCGTCGATATAGATAAAAATTTAAAATCACACCTAAATACTTACTTGTCAACCAATGATGGAAAAAGCTTCGTTCACAAACAAGATATCAGGCAAGTTGACATCTTGATAAACGACGTCGGAAAACGCTTAAAAACTACCGATCTTTATAAAAACGCAACGCCTGAAAATCAGGTGAAAATATTTTCCTCCTTAGCAAAAGCATACAATCAAAACCCGGCTTTTGTTGTTGGATCAAAGCATAGTTCAGGAATTCTCGGAGACATAGAAAATAATAAAATAAGAAGCTTTTCCGAAATTAACAATAAGATCGACTCTTCCCCAGAGTACATGCGAACTGGTCGTGACGCAGCATTATCTGGTGCCGAAACGCTCAATGCTATTCGACGTGTTAGCGAAGCCAACCCCCTACAAGCCCCCTGGCAGGCCGTCATGGCCAATCCCCTGGTCGACCCCACTCAACTACACGCCGACCCCAAACATCCCCACCTTGCCGAGCACTACGCCACGGTCAAAGCCGTCTTTGTCGATCCGGTTCAAGGGCGCGCCTTTGTGCAAGCGCTCGAACACGGCAATTCGCACAATTACGGCGATCCCGCCAAATCCAACTCCCGTGGTTTCTACGCCGAAGGCAAAGACTTCGTGCAATGGGATCGGGATGGACACGGGCGCGCCTTCGTCGGTGGCCAGTGGTCGGAGGTCTCCCGCAGCGAACTTGCCCTTGCTCAAAATCAAGACGGCACCCTCGACGTCAATCTCAACCGCAACGGCCAAACCCACAGCCTGCTGCACGTCACGCATCCGTCGCTTCACCACCACAGCCCTGCATCAGCGCACGCGCACCACGGCCATGACGCTGGCACCTTGCACCAGAGCGTGCATGCGCATGCGACCACCCTCGATCAGCACATGCCCGGCATGCCATCAGCGGCGCACTCGCAGAGCGCCACACGGCATGACAATCCCATTGTGGGCGGGCCAACGACGGGCCATGTGCCGCTCACCCCGCCGACGGCGAAACCACCACACCTCCCGCTGACGACGACACAGCCCCTGGAGCCCGGCGACCGCGGCGCCGCCGTGCACGCCTTGCAACAACACTTGCAAACCATCGGCGCCACCGACCGCGATGGCAACGCCATCAAGGACGACAGGCACTACGGCCCACGCACTCAGCAGGCGGTGGAGAACTTCCAACTCTGGACCGGCCGCAACACCACCGGCATCGCTGATCCAGGCACACTCGAAGCACTGCAAACGCATGCCCAGTTCGCCACCCGCCAGAAGGCGCAGGACCTCGCCCCAGGTCGCCATCTTGCCGATCACGCCCAGCCTGCCTCTTCCCATTTGGCCGATGCCCTCGCCCAGCACCCGGCCCCGCCGCGCCCCGACCTGACCCCGGCTCAAGAGCAAGCCGCGCCCAAGGCGCTGGAACCCTACAGCAACCCCAATTCCCCACTGCACGCGCTCTACGCCCAGACCAAGACCACCCTGGAAGGCAAGGACGTGCCGATGTCCGAGGAACGCCTGCATCAGGTCGTCGGCCAGATGGCGCTCTATGACATGAGCCCAGGGGGGAATAATCAGTTCGCGGTCAAGGGCGATACGCTCTATGTCATCGATCTCGATGCCTGCTACAACCGCTTCAGCCTAGACCTGCGCGAACCGGCGCCGTCGATGCAGGCCACCCTCCAGCACGTGCAGACCCAGCAGCAGACACTGGAAGCAGAGTTGACCAGCACGCGCGAGCCGCCGTCCTATAGCCGGTAG